In Pseudomonas oryzicola, one DNA window encodes the following:
- the lolA gene encoding outer membrane lipoprotein chaperone LolA, with protein sequence MRAIRMLLVSALTLGTVTAYAGEQDVQRLTQLLEKSQTIEANFSQLTLDAGGTSLQETSGKMTVKRPGLFYWHTDAPQEQVVVSDGKNVTLWDPDLEQATIKKLDVRLNQTPALLLSGDVSKISQSFDITSKEQGEVMDFTLKPKTKDTLFDSLRVSFRKGLINDMQLIDSVGQRTNILFNGVKANQAVPDSKFKFDVPEGADIIKE encoded by the coding sequence ATGCGCGCGATTCGCATGCTGTTGGTTTCTGCCCTGACCCTGGGCACGGTTACGGCCTATGCCGGTGAGCAAGATGTACAGCGCCTGACCCAACTGCTGGAAAAGTCGCAGACCATCGAGGCCAACTTTTCCCAGCTGACCCTGGACGCCGGTGGCACCAGCCTGCAGGAAACGTCGGGCAAGATGACGGTCAAGCGCCCGGGCCTGTTCTACTGGCACACCGATGCCCCACAGGAGCAGGTGGTGGTGTCTGACGGCAAGAACGTCACCCTGTGGGACCCCGACCTGGAGCAGGCCACCATCAAGAAGCTCGACGTGCGCCTGAACCAGACGCCGGCGCTGCTGCTGTCCGGTGACGTGTCGAAGATCAGCCAGAGCTTCGATATCACCTCGAAGGAGCAGGGTGAAGTGATGGACTTCACCCTCAAGCCGAAGACCAAGGACACCCTGTTCGACTCGCTGCGCGTGTCGTTCCGCAAGGGCCTGATCAACGACATGCAGCTGATCGACAGCGTCGGCCAGCGCACCAATATCCTGTTCAATGGCGTGAAAGCCAACCAGGCGGTGCCGGACAGCAAGTTCAAGTTCGACGTCCCTGAAGGCGCGGACATCATCAAGGAGTAA
- a CDS encoding replication-associated recombination protein A encodes MDLFRSEPVAQPLAARLRPSNLDEYVGQEHLLARGKPLREALEQGALHSMIFWGPPGVGKTTLARLLAQFCDAHFETVSAVLAGVKEIRQAVEVAKQQAGQYGRRTILFVDEVHRFNKSQQDAFLPYVEDGTLLFIGATTENPSFELNNALLSRARVYVLKSLDEAALRKLVNRALTEERGLGKRNLRVGEDAFKMLMAAADGDGRRMLNFLENASDLAEDGGEIGVELLQSLLGDSRRRFDKGGEAFYDQISALHKSVRGSNPDAALYWFARMLDGGCDPLYIARRVVRMASEDIGNADPRALSLCLAAWDVQERLGSPEGELAVAQAITYIACAPKSNAVYVGFKAALREAAEHGSLEVPLHLRNAPTKLMKQLGYGDEYRYAHDEPDAYAAGEDYFPEALEPRQYYQPVPRGLELKIGEKLRHLADLDRSSPRQRRKP; translated from the coding sequence ATGGACCTGTTTCGAAGCGAACCCGTCGCCCAGCCCCTGGCGGCCCGCCTGCGCCCGTCCAACCTGGACGAGTACGTCGGCCAGGAGCATCTGCTGGCGCGCGGCAAACCGCTGCGCGAAGCGCTGGAGCAGGGTGCGCTGCATTCGATGATCTTCTGGGGGCCGCCAGGGGTGGGCAAGACCACCCTGGCGCGGTTGCTGGCACAGTTCTGCGATGCGCACTTCGAAACGGTATCGGCAGTGCTGGCCGGGGTGAAGGAGATTCGCCAGGCGGTCGAGGTGGCCAAGCAGCAGGCTGGCCAGTACGGCCGCCGTACCATCCTGTTCGTCGACGAAGTGCACCGCTTCAACAAGTCGCAGCAGGACGCCTTCTTGCCGTACGTGGAAGACGGCACCCTGCTGTTCATTGGCGCCACCACCGAAAACCCGTCGTTCGAGCTGAACAACGCGCTGCTGTCACGGGCGCGGGTGTACGTGCTCAAGAGCCTGGACGAGGCGGCGCTGCGCAAGCTGGTCAACCGCGCCCTGACCGAAGAACGCGGCCTGGGCAAGCGCAACCTGCGCGTTGGCGAGGACGCCTTCAAGATGCTGATGGCCGCTGCCGATGGCGATGGCCGGCGCATGCTCAACTTCCTGGAAAACGCTTCGGACCTGGCCGAGGATGGCGGCGAAATCGGCGTCGAGCTGCTACAAAGCCTGCTCGGCGACAGCCGCCGGCGCTTCGACAAGGGCGGCGAGGCGTTCTACGACCAGATTTCCGCGCTGCACAAATCGGTGCGCGGCTCCAACCCGGACGCTGCGCTGTACTGGTTCGCGCGCATGCTCGACGGTGGCTGCGACCCGCTGTACATCGCCCGCCGTGTGGTACGCATGGCCAGCGAAGACATCGGCAATGCCGACCCGCGCGCGCTCAGCCTGTGCCTGGCGGCCTGGGATGTGCAGGAGCGCCTGGGTAGCCCCGAGGGCGAGCTGGCGGTGGCCCAGGCCATCACCTACATCGCCTGCGCGCCGAAGAGCAATGCGGTGTATGTGGGCTTCAAGGCCGCCCTGCGCGAGGCCGCCGAGCATGGTTCGCTGGAAGTGCCGCTGCACCTGCGCAACGCGCCGACCAAACTGATGAAGCAACTGGGCTACGGTGACGAGTACCGCTATGCCCATGACGAGCCCGACGCCTACGCCGCCGGAGAGGACTACTTCCCCGAAGCGCTCGAACCGCGCCAGTACTACCAGCCAGTGCCGCGAGGCCTGGAACTGAAAATTGGCGAGAAGCTGCGCCACCTGGCCGACCTCGACCGCAGCAGCCCCAGACAGCGGAGAAAGCCGTGA
- the crcB gene encoding fluoride efflux transporter CrcB — MIALIAAVSAGGIAGTLLRFATSNWVVAHWPRHFYLGTLAVNLVGCLLIGLLYGLFLHKPMVPIELRAGLIVGFLGGLTTFSSLSLDTVRLLESGQVPLALGYTAISVVGGLLATWAGLSLTRF, encoded by the coding sequence GTGATTGCCTTGATTGCCGCCGTCAGTGCGGGCGGTATTGCCGGTACCTTGTTGCGCTTTGCCACCTCCAACTGGGTGGTTGCCCACTGGCCACGGCACTTCTATCTCGGTACGCTGGCGGTCAACCTGGTTGGCTGCCTGCTGATCGGCCTGCTGTATGGCCTGTTCCTGCACAAGCCGATGGTGCCGATCGAGCTGCGCGCCGGGCTGATCGTCGGCTTTCTGGGCGGCCTGACGACGTTTTCCTCCCTGTCGCTGGATACCGTACGCCTGCTGGAAAGCGGGCAAGTGCCGCTGGCGCTGGGCTATACCGCTATCAGCGTGGTGGGCGGGCTGCTCGCGACCTGGGCCGGCCTGTCCCTGACCCGATTCTGA
- the serS gene encoding serine--tRNA ligase: MLDSKLLRGQLQEVADRLASRGFSLDVARIESLEERRKAVQTRTEQLQAERNARSKSIGQAKAKGEDIAPLMADVERMANELAAGKAELDGIQAELDGILLTIPNLPDASVPVGASEDDNVEVRRWGTPRNFDFEIKDHVALGEISGGLDFEAAAKLSGARFAVLRGPIARLHRALAQFMINLHTGEHGYEEHYTPYLVQAPALQGTGQLPKFEEDLFKISREGEADFYLIPTAEVSLTNLVAGEILDARQLPLKLVAHTPCFRSEAGASGRDTRGMIRQHQFDKVEMVQVVEPSKSMEALEGLTANAERVLQLLELPYRVLALCTGDMGFGAVKTYDLEVWVPSQDKYREISSCSNCGDFQARRMQARWRNPETGKPELVHTLNGSGLAVGRTLVAVLENYQQADGSIRVPEVLKPYMGGVEVIR, encoded by the coding sequence ATGCTCGATTCCAAACTGTTACGCGGCCAACTTCAGGAAGTGGCGGATCGCCTGGCCTCCCGTGGCTTCAGCCTGGATGTCGCGCGCATCGAATCACTGGAAGAGCGCCGCAAGGCGGTGCAGACCCGCACCGAGCAACTGCAGGCCGAGCGTAATGCCCGTTCCAAGTCCATCGGCCAGGCCAAGGCCAAGGGCGAAGACATTGCGCCGCTGATGGCCGATGTCGAGCGCATGGCCAACGAACTGGCGGCCGGCAAAGCCGAGCTGGATGGCATCCAGGCCGAACTGGACGGCATCCTGCTGACCATCCCCAACCTGCCGGACGCCAGCGTACCGGTCGGTGCCAGCGAAGACGACAACGTCGAAGTGCGCCGCTGGGGCACGCCAAGAAACTTCGACTTCGAAATCAAGGACCACGTCGCCCTCGGCGAAATCAGCGGTGGCCTGGACTTCGAAGCCGCCGCCAAACTGTCTGGCGCCCGCTTTGCCGTGCTGCGCGGGCCGATCGCCCGCCTGCACCGCGCCCTGGCGCAGTTCATGATCAACCTGCACACCGGTGAGCACGGTTACGAGGAGCACTACACCCCGTACCTGGTGCAAGCTCCGGCCCTGCAGGGTACCGGCCAGCTGCCGAAGTTCGAGGAAGACCTGTTCAAGATCAGCCGCGAAGGCGAGGCTGACTTCTACCTGATTCCGACCGCCGAAGTGTCGCTGACCAACCTGGTGGCGGGTGAAATCCTCGATGCCAGGCAACTGCCGCTGAAGCTGGTGGCCCACACCCCGTGCTTCCGCAGCGAAGCCGGTGCTTCCGGCCGCGACACCCGCGGCATGATCCGCCAGCACCAGTTCGACAAGGTCGAGATGGTGCAAGTCGTCGAACCGTCCAAGTCGATGGAAGCCCTGGAAGGCCTGACCGCCAACGCCGAGCGCGTACTGCAGCTGCTGGAGTTGCCATACCGCGTGCTGGCCCTGTGCACCGGCGACATGGGCTTTGGCGCAGTGAAAACCTACGACCTGGAAGTGTGGGTGCCGAGCCAGGACAAGTACCGTGAAATCAGCTCGTGCTCCAACTGCGGCGATTTCCAGGCGCGCCGCATGCAGGCCCGCTGGCGCAACCCGGAAACCGGCAAACCAGAGCTGGTGCACACCCTCAATGGCTCCGGCCTGGCGGTGGGGCGTACCTTGGTCGCCGTGCTGGAAAACTACCAGCAGGCGGACGGTTCGATCCGCGTACCAGAGGTGCTGAAGCCGTACATGGGCGGCGTCGAGGTCATCCGCTAA
- the cysG gene encoding siroheme synthase CysG, producing the protein MDYLPLFHKLQGGRVLVVGGGEIALRKARLLADAGAALRVVAPEVDGQLAALAREGGGEVLVRGYQATDLVGCLLVIAATDDTGLNAQVSADAQALSLPVNVVDAPALCTVIFPAIVDRSPLVIAVSSGGDAPVLARLIRAKLEAWIPSAYGELAGLAARFRHKVKSLYPDVNQRRGFWETVFQGPVAERQLAGQGAEAERLLQAMVDGAPVQQGGEVYLVGAGPGDPDLLTFRALRLMQQADVVLYDRLVAPAIIEMCRRDAERIYVGKRRADHAVPQDQINRLLVDLARQGKRVLRLKGGDPFIFGRGGEEIEELAEQGIPFQVVPGITAASGCSAYGGIPLTHRDYAQSVRFVTGHLKDGTSNLPWDDLVAPAQTLVFYMGLVGLPTICAELIRHGRAASTPAALVQQGTTRNQRVFTGTLADLPDLVARHEVHAPTLVIVGEVVQLRDKLAWFEGSQNS; encoded by the coding sequence ATGGATTACCTGCCGCTGTTCCACAAGCTGCAGGGCGGCCGCGTGCTGGTCGTCGGCGGTGGCGAGATCGCCCTGCGCAAGGCGCGCCTGCTGGCCGATGCCGGTGCCGCGCTGCGCGTGGTGGCGCCGGAGGTCGACGGCCAATTGGCCGCGCTGGCCCGGGAAGGTGGCGGTGAGGTGCTGGTGCGTGGCTATCAGGCAACCGACCTGGTCGGTTGCCTGCTGGTGATCGCAGCCACTGACGACACTGGGCTCAATGCCCAGGTGTCGGCCGACGCGCAGGCCCTCAGTCTGCCAGTCAATGTGGTGGATGCGCCGGCCCTGTGCACGGTGATTTTCCCGGCGATCGTTGACCGCTCGCCCCTGGTGATTGCAGTTTCCAGCGGCGGTGACGCGCCGGTGCTGGCGCGCTTGATTCGTGCCAAGCTCGAGGCCTGGATCCCATCGGCCTATGGCGAGCTGGCCGGCCTGGCAGCGCGGTTCCGGCACAAGGTCAAGTCCTTGTACCCGGACGTCAACCAGCGCCGTGGCTTCTGGGAAACCGTGTTCCAGGGCCCGGTCGCCGAACGCCAGCTGGCCGGGCAGGGCGCCGAGGCCGAGCGCCTGCTGCAGGCGATGGTGGACGGTGCGCCGGTACAGCAAGGCGGTGAGGTGTACCTGGTGGGGGCTGGCCCGGGCGATCCGGACCTGCTGACCTTCCGTGCCTTGCGCCTGATGCAGCAGGCCGACGTGGTGCTGTACGACCGCCTGGTGGCACCGGCAATCATCGAGATGTGCCGGCGCGATGCCGAGCGTATCTATGTGGGCAAGCGCCGTGCCGACCATGCCGTGCCGCAAGACCAGATCAACCGGCTGCTGGTCGATCTGGCCCGGCAGGGCAAGCGAGTATTGCGCCTGAAGGGCGGCGACCCGTTCATTTTCGGGCGCGGTGGCGAAGAGATCGAAGAGCTCGCCGAGCAGGGCATTCCGTTTCAGGTGGTGCCGGGCATTACTGCGGCCAGTGGCTGTTCCGCCTATGGCGGGATTCCGCTGACTCACCGTGATTATGCGCAGTCGGTACGCTTCGTGACCGGGCACCTGAAGGATGGTACCAGCAACCTGCCTTGGGACGACCTGGTGGCACCGGCGCAAACCCTGGTGTTCTACATGGGCCTGGTCGGTTTGCCGACCATCTGTGCCGAGCTGATTCGCCATGGCCGCGCAGCCAGTACCCCGGCAGCGCTGGTACAGCAGGGGACCACGCGTAATCAGCGGGTGTTCACCGGCACCCTGGCAGACCTACCGGACTTGGTGGCGCGGCATGAAGTGCATGCGCCAACCCTGGTGATTGTCGGGGAAGTGGTGCAGTTGCGTGACAAGCTGGCCTGGTTCGAAGGTTCGCAGAACAGCTGA
- a CDS encoding glutathione S-transferase family protein translates to MGLLIDGRWHDQWYENGKDGTFKRENAQRRNQLPAPEAGRYHLYVSLACPWAHRTLIVRALKGLEPLIDVSVVSWLMQDHGWTFDQQQGSSGDHLDALQYLHQRYTQDDPHYTGRVTVPVLWDKQAKRIVNNESSEIIRIFNSAFNELTGNTLDLYPAPLRPAIEALNERIYPAVNNGVYRAGFATTQEAYEAAFDDVFNELDYLEDLLSRNRYLAGEYLTEADVRLFTTLVRFDAVYHGHFKCNLRRLSDYHNLSNWLRELYQWPGVAGTVNMEHIQKHYYMSHKTINPNGIVPKGPLQDFSLPHDRERLPGEGIWQA, encoded by the coding sequence ATGGGCCTTTTGATCGATGGCCGCTGGCATGACCAGTGGTATGAAAACGGCAAGGACGGCACGTTCAAACGCGAGAACGCCCAGCGCCGCAATCAGTTGCCCGCCCCCGAAGCCGGCCGTTACCACCTGTATGTCTCGCTAGCTTGCCCATGGGCACACCGCACCCTGATCGTCCGCGCCCTCAAGGGCCTGGAACCACTGATCGATGTGTCGGTGGTCAGCTGGCTGATGCAGGACCATGGCTGGACCTTCGATCAGCAGCAAGGCTCCTCTGGTGACCACCTCGACGCCCTGCAGTATCTGCACCAACGCTATACCCAGGACGACCCACACTACACGGGCCGCGTGACAGTACCGGTGCTGTGGGACAAGCAAGCCAAGCGCATCGTCAACAACGAATCGTCGGAGATCATCCGCATCTTCAACAGCGCGTTCAACGAACTGACCGGCAATACGCTGGACCTCTACCCTGCGCCGCTGCGCCCGGCTATCGAGGCATTGAACGAGCGCATCTACCCGGCGGTGAACAACGGCGTATACCGCGCAGGCTTCGCCACCACGCAGGAGGCCTACGAGGCGGCGTTCGACGACGTATTCAACGAACTGGATTATCTGGAAGACCTGCTCAGCCGCAACCGCTACCTGGCAGGCGAGTACCTGACCGAAGCCGATGTGCGCCTGTTCACCACCCTGGTGCGCTTCGATGCGGTGTACCACGGCCACTTCAAGTGCAACCTGCGGCGCCTGAGCGATTACCACAACCTGTCAAACTGGCTGCGCGAGCTGTATCAATGGCCAGGCGTGGCGGGTACGGTGAACATGGAGCATATCCAGAAGCACTATTACATGAGCCACAAGACCATCAACCCGAACGGGATCGTGCCCAAAGGGCCGCTACAGGACTTCAGCCTGCCGCATGATCGGGAACGGTTGCCGGGCGAAGGGATCTGGCAGGCTTGA
- a CDS encoding glycosyl transferase family protein, with protein sequence MTQPRPLILETPAEHPFAEFVRILGKGKRGARGLTREEARAAMTLLLEDKVEDAQLGAFLMLLRHKEESAEELAGFTEALRAQLQAPRIAVDLDWPTYAGKKRHLPWYLLAAKCLASHGVRILMHGGGAHTAGRMYTEQLLDLLQIPPCRNWAAVGDALHQHQLAFFPLQDWAPQLQRMIDLRNILGLRSPIHSLARMLNPLGARCGLQSIFHPGYQAVHREASRLLGDHALVIKGDGGEIEVNPDVISHLYGTTAGEAWDEEWPALSERRHVKPPSLQPEHLLAFWRGEVEDSYGEKAVIATMALALRGLGQAREQAFATAQGYWQARNRSI encoded by the coding sequence ATGACCCAGCCACGCCCGCTCATACTGGAAACCCCGGCCGAACACCCGTTCGCCGAATTCGTGCGTATTCTCGGCAAAGGCAAGCGCGGCGCGCGTGGCCTGACCCGCGAAGAGGCGCGCGCGGCCATGACTCTGCTGCTGGAAGACAAGGTCGAAGACGCCCAGCTCGGCGCTTTCCTCATGCTGCTGCGGCACAAGGAAGAAAGCGCAGAGGAACTGGCCGGCTTCACCGAGGCGCTGCGCGCGCAGCTGCAAGCCCCGCGCATCGCCGTGGACCTGGACTGGCCCACGTATGCCGGCAAGAAACGCCATCTGCCCTGGTACCTGCTGGCCGCCAAGTGCCTGGCCAGCCATGGTGTGCGCATCCTGATGCACGGCGGCGGCGCACACACCGCCGGGCGCATGTACACCGAGCAACTGCTCGACCTGTTGCAGATCCCGCCGTGCCGCAACTGGGCTGCCGTCGGTGACGCACTGCACCAGCATCAGCTGGCTTTCTTCCCGTTGCAGGATTGGGCGCCGCAATTGCAGCGCATGATCGACCTGCGCAACATCTTGGGCCTGCGCTCACCGATCCATTCACTGGCGCGCATGCTCAACCCGCTGGGCGCACGCTGTGGCCTGCAGAGCATCTTCCACCCCGGTTACCAGGCGGTTCACCGCGAGGCCAGCCGCCTGCTGGGCGACCATGCGCTGGTGATCAAGGGCGATGGCGGTGAGATCGAGGTCAACCCTGATGTCATCAGCCATCTTTATGGCACCACGGCAGGTGAGGCCTGGGACGAAGAGTGGCCGGCATTGAGCGAGCGCCGTCACGTCAAGCCGCCAAGCCTGCAACCGGAGCATTTGCTGGCCTTCTGGCGTGGCGAGGTTGAAGACAGCTACGGTGAGAAGGCCGTCATCGCAACCATGGCCTTGGCACTGCGCGGCCTGGGCCAGGCCCGCGAGCAGGCGTTCGCAACAGCCCAGGGCTATTGGCAAGCGCGGAATCGATCGATCTAG
- a CDS encoding TusE/DsrC/DsvC family sulfur relay protein produces the protein MNTLTVGDRTIALDKDGFLVDLQDWSQAAAEALAAREGIPLTADHWEILELLRQFYQEYQLSPATRPLIKYTALKLGPAKGNSPHLNRLFNGTPAKLAAKLAGLPKPTNCI, from the coding sequence ATGAATACGCTCACCGTTGGCGATCGGACGATCGCCCTGGACAAGGACGGCTTCCTGGTCGACCTGCAAGACTGGTCACAGGCCGCGGCCGAGGCATTGGCGGCGCGCGAAGGCATCCCGCTGACTGCAGATCACTGGGAGATCCTCGAACTGCTGCGCCAGTTCTACCAGGAATACCAGCTGTCCCCGGCCACCCGCCCGCTGATCAAGTACACGGCCCTCAAGCTGGGCCCGGCCAAGGGCAATAGCCCACACTTGAACCGCCTGTTCAACGGCACTCCCGCCAAACTCGCCGCCAAGCTGGCGGGCCTGCCCAAACCGACCAACTGCATATGA
- the tusB gene encoding sulfurtransferase complex subunit TusB — protein MTTLHVIAHSPFGDERLASCLRLLGADDALLLCGDAVYALRSGSEPYRQLQAASLAQRLFALDEDVHARAVANELAKAVDYAGFVELSLHYDKVNSWL, from the coding sequence ATGACGACCTTGCATGTAATTGCCCACTCCCCCTTTGGTGACGAGCGCCTGGCCAGCTGCCTGCGGCTGCTGGGTGCCGACGATGCCCTGCTGCTGTGCGGTGACGCGGTATACGCCCTGCGCAGTGGCAGCGAGCCGTACCGCCAGTTGCAAGCCGCCAGCCTGGCTCAGCGCCTGTTCGCCCTGGATGAGGACGTACACGCCCGCGCGGTTGCCAACGAACTGGCCAAGGCCGTGGACTACGCAGGTTTCGTCGAACTGTCGCTGCATTACGACAAGGTCAACAGCTGGCTATGA
- the tusC gene encoding sulfurtransferase complex subunit TusC has translation MAKSLLIISRQAPWNGPSAREALDIALAGGAFDLPLGMLFLDDGVFQLAPHQQPAAVQQKNLAANLQALPMFGVEELFACSHSLARRGLAADSLALPVQVLDDAALATLLARFDQVVTL, from the coding sequence ATGGCTAAATCGTTATTGATCATCAGCCGCCAGGCTCCCTGGAACGGCCCATCGGCGCGTGAGGCGCTGGACATCGCCCTGGCTGGCGGTGCGTTCGATCTGCCACTGGGCATGCTGTTCCTCGACGACGGGGTATTCCAGCTTGCACCGCACCAGCAGCCCGCTGCCGTGCAACAGAAGAACCTGGCTGCCAACCTGCAAGCGCTGCCAATGTTCGGTGTCGAGGAACTGTTTGCCTGCAGCCACAGCCTCGCCCGGCGCGGCCTGGCTGCCGACAGCCTCGCGCTGCCGGTACAAGTGCTCGACGACGCCGCTCTGGCTACGCTGCTCGCCCGTTTTGACCAGGTGGTAACGCTCTGA
- the tusD gene encoding sulfurtransferase complex subunit TusD has protein sequence MKFAIAVFSPAHAPSSRRALRFAEAVLAGGHEIARLFFYQDGVHSASANVVAPQDELDVAGQWRAFIETNQLDAVVCIAAALRRGVLDEAEANRYQRPAVNLPKPWELSGLGQLHEAAQVADRLVCFGGD, from the coding sequence ATGAAATTCGCTATCGCGGTGTTCTCCCCGGCCCATGCGCCCTCCTCGCGGCGCGCCCTGCGCTTCGCCGAGGCGGTGCTGGCCGGCGGACATGAGATTGCCCGGCTGTTTTTCTATCAGGACGGGGTACACAGCGCCTCGGCCAACGTGGTCGCGCCCCAGGACGAGCTGGATGTGGCCGGCCAGTGGCGTGCCTTTATCGAGACCAACCAGCTGGACGCCGTGGTATGCATTGCCGCCGCCCTGCGCCGTGGTGTGCTCGACGAGGCCGAGGCCAACCGCTACCAACGCCCGGCCGTGAACCTGCCCAAGCCCTGGGAGCTGTCGGGGCTCGGCCAACTGCACGAGGCAGCCCAGGTTGCTGATCGCCTTGTCTGCTTCGGGGGTGACTGA
- a CDS encoding nucleobase:cation symporter-2 family protein, which produces MSSHEHSPGAAAPANELVLGLEDRPRLLIGLLAALQHLLAIIVPIVTPGLLICQALGVSARDTNLIVSMSLVISGIATFVQCKRFGPFGAGLLIVQGTSFNFVGPLIAGGALMVKQGTPVEGVMAAIFGVVIAGSFVEMGVSRILPFVKRLITPLVTGIVVLMIGLTLIKVGLISMGGGFGAMANGTFANGENLLLSGVVLAIIVVLNRIPVVWMRSCAIVIALAVGYALAGYLGRLDFTGMHEAALFQVPMPLHFGLGFSWALFIPMLVIYLVTSLEAIGDVTATSKVSRQPVEGPLWMQRIKGGVLVNGANSLLAGFFNTFPSSIFAQNNGVIQLTGIASRHIGIWIALMLVLLGLFPSVAGVIQAVPEPVLGGAAMVMFGAVAASGINILASTRLDRRALLIIAVSLALGLGVAQVPEFLAHMPTAIRNVLESGVATGGICALVLNWFLPEGKEQI; this is translated from the coding sequence ATGAGCTCACACGAACACAGCCCGGGCGCGGCGGCGCCTGCCAATGAACTGGTGCTTGGCCTGGAGGACAGGCCACGGCTGTTGATCGGCCTGCTGGCAGCCTTGCAGCACCTGCTGGCGATCATCGTGCCGATCGTCACCCCGGGCTTGCTGATTTGCCAGGCACTGGGGGTTTCGGCGCGGGATACCAACCTGATCGTATCGATGTCGCTGGTGATCTCCGGCATAGCCACCTTCGTCCAGTGCAAGCGCTTCGGGCCGTTTGGTGCCGGGCTGCTGATAGTCCAGGGCACCAGCTTCAACTTCGTTGGCCCGCTGATTGCCGGCGGCGCGCTGATGGTCAAGCAAGGCACGCCGGTCGAAGGGGTAATGGCCGCAATCTTTGGCGTGGTCATCGCCGGCTCGTTCGTCGAAATGGGGGTGTCGCGCATCCTGCCCTTCGTCAAACGCCTGATCACCCCGCTGGTGACCGGCATCGTCGTGCTGATGATCGGCCTGACCCTGATCAAGGTCGGCCTGATCAGCATGGGCGGTGGTTTCGGCGCCATGGCCAACGGCACGTTCGCCAACGGCGAGAACCTGCTGCTGTCGGGCGTGGTACTGGCGATCATCGTCGTCCTCAACCGCATCCCGGTGGTGTGGATGCGCAGCTGTGCCATCGTCATCGCCCTGGCGGTCGGCTATGCGCTGGCGGGCTACCTGGGCCGCCTCGACTTCACCGGCATGCATGAAGCGGCGCTGTTCCAGGTACCAATGCCGCTGCACTTTGGCCTGGGCTTCTCCTGGGCGCTGTTCATTCCAATGCTGGTGATCTACCTGGTGACATCGCTGGAAGCCATCGGCGACGTCACTGCCACCAGCAAGGTATCGCGCCAGCCGGTCGAAGGGCCGCTGTGGATGCAGCGGATCAAGGGCGGCGTTCTGGTCAATGGGGCCAACTCTTTGCTTGCCGGTTTCTTCAACACCTTCCCGAGCTCGATCTTTGCGCAGAACAACGGCGTCATTCAGTTGACCGGTATCGCCAGCCGCCATATCGGTATCTGGATCGCCCTGATGCTGGTGCTGCTGGGCCTGTTCCCGAGTGTTGCCGGGGTGATCCAGGCAGTGCCGGAGCCAGTACTGGGTGGTGCAGCCATGGTCATGTTCGGGGCAGTTGCGGCTTCAGGTATCAACATTCTGGCCAGCACCCGGCTGGATCGTCGCGCCCTGCTGATCATCGCGGTATCGCTGGCCCTGGGCCTGGGTGTGGCGCAGGTACCGGAGTTCCTGGCGCACATGCCGACGGCCATTCGCAATGTGCTGGAGTCGGGCGTGGCGACTGGAGGGATTTGCGCGCTGGTGCTGAACTGGTTCCTGCCGGAGGGCAAGGAGCAGATTTGA
- a CDS encoding Bax inhibitor-1/YccA family protein codes for MREQDYAVHHGQQVEQQEISKVLRNTYSLLALTLAFSGVMAFVAQQMRVGYPNVFVVLIGFYGLFFLTNKLRDSAWGLVSTFALTGFMGFILGPILNRYLGMAGGAEVVSSAFAMTALVFGGLSAYVLITRKDMSFLGGFITAGFFVLLGAVLASLFFQISGLQLAISAGFVLFSSVCILFQTSAIIHGGERNYIMATISLYVSIYNLFVSLLQLFGIMGRDD; via the coding sequence ATGCGCGAACAGGATTACGCCGTACACCACGGCCAGCAGGTCGAGCAGCAGGAGATCAGCAAGGTCCTGCGCAACACGTACAGCCTGCTGGCGCTTACCCTCGCCTTCAGCGGTGTTATGGCCTTCGTGGCCCAGCAGATGCGCGTCGGCTACCCGAACGTGTTCGTGGTGCTGATCGGCTTCTACGGGTTGTTCTTCCTCACCAACAAACTGCGTGATTCCGCCTGGGGCCTGGTGTCCACCTTCGCCCTCACCGGCTTCATGGGCTTCATCCTCGGCCCTATCCTCAACCGTTACCTGGGCATGGCCGGTGGCGCCGAGGTGGTCAGCTCGGCATTTGCCATGACCGCGCTGGTGTTCGGTGGCCTGTCGGCCTATGTGCTGATTACCCGCAAGGACATGAGCTTCCTCGGCGGCTTCATCACCGCAGGCTTCTTCGTTCTGCTGGGCGCGGTGCTGGCCAGCTTGTTCTTCCAGATCAGCGGTCTGCAACTGGCGATCAGCGCCGGCTTCGTACTGTTCTCGTCGGTCTGCATCCTGTTCCAGACCAGCGCGATCATTCACGGTGGCGAACGCAACTACATCATGGCGACCATCAGCCTGTATGTATCGATCTACAACCTGTTCGTCAGCCTGCTGCAACTGTTTGGCATCATGGGTCGTGACGACTGA